A genomic region of Runella rosea contains the following coding sequences:
- a CDS encoding polysaccharide deacetylase family protein, producing the protein MKSLSYLLSFVILLTITHLSAAQTPPATPAFWPEGKRVALSLSFDDARLSQVDVGTKLFDEYGVKATFFVLTSSVSKRLDAWKQAIANGHEIGNHTEQHPCSGNFPWAKPKALEEYTLDKMKSELIRTNKALEEQLGITPRVFAYPCGQTFVGRGVNTKSYIPLIAELFSVGRGWLDEGPNDPTFCDMAQLTGMEMDGKEFEQILPIIENAKKTGHWVVLAGHEVGESGNQTARVAMLRKLCEYAQNPANGVWIAPIGTVAKYVQEKRK; encoded by the coding sequence ATGAAAAGCCTATCTTATCTACTTTCGTTTGTTATCTTACTGACAATAACCCATTTAAGCGCGGCACAAACGCCTCCTGCCACTCCCGCTTTTTGGCCTGAAGGCAAACGCGTGGCGCTCAGTCTCAGCTTTGACGATGCACGTTTGAGTCAGGTGGATGTGGGAACCAAGCTGTTTGATGAATACGGCGTAAAAGCCACCTTCTTTGTGCTGACATCGAGCGTGAGCAAACGCCTTGACGCGTGGAAGCAGGCCATTGCCAACGGCCACGAAATCGGCAACCACACCGAACAACATCCGTGCAGCGGAAATTTCCCGTGGGCCAAACCCAAAGCCCTTGAAGAGTACACCCTCGATAAGATGAAAAGTGAGTTGATTCGCACCAACAAAGCCCTCGAAGAGCAATTGGGCATCACGCCGAGGGTATTTGCGTACCCTTGCGGGCAAACATTTGTGGGGCGTGGTGTAAATACCAAAAGCTATATTCCGCTCATTGCTGAATTGTTTTCAGTAGGACGAGGCTGGCTCGACGAAGGCCCAAACGACCCTACGTTTTGCGACATGGCCCAACTGACGGGCATGGAAATGGACGGCAAAGAGTTTGAACAAATTCTCCCCATCATCGAAAATGCCAAGAAAACGGGGCATTGGGTCGTTTTGGCGGGGCACGAAGTGGGCGAATCAGGTAATCAAACTGCCCGCGTTGCGATGTTGAGGAAGCTGTGCGAATACGCCCAAAATCCCGCCAACGGTGTGTGGATTGCTCCCATCGGAACGGTTGCTAAGTATGTTCAGGAAAAAAGAAAATGA
- a CDS encoding PVC-type heme-binding CxxCH protein has translation MRYVALVCLLTIFSFQPTTPPKLSPEHQKALESLRVMEGFTVEMVAAEPLIADPVAMEVDENGDMYVVEMHGYPLDVSGSGKVKLLKDTDNDGYPDKSIIFADKLTLPTGIMRWKNGFIVTDAPDVLYLEDTNNDGKADIRQKMLTGFALSNPQHNLNTPRFELDNWIYLGHEGAVTPFVFKKEFGDKGTDIIFPDKLSAARLAPNANGKAVRFKPDSYELEELSGRTQYGHSMDAWGHHFYTSNANHIYHEVLANTYLRNNSALLVPNATQNISDHGEAAEIYPITETPNHQLLTDVGVITSSCGITWYGGGAFGEKFNNVTFIAEPVHNLVHADVLRDAGASFTASRLNEKSEFLASKDAWFRPVNFYVGPDGALYVIDYYRQIVEHPEWMSDEITQSGALYNGTDKGRIYRIVPNKGLPMNWLGKLNLSKRSSPELVALLDHENSWYRRTAQRLLLHRQAKEAVPALHALLKKSKLPEAKAHALWLLDGVQAIEKEDIVQALKNETAGVRENGIRVAERYLNAAFGKELINELLALQNDENAKVRFQLLNTLGLVKTAESEKARLAILQRDMHDRWAGLAGIASFAGKENQIFDLSIAEFTNKPTPETSEFIANVAATIAGGENKAVFSEMMQKIMSETPNPETWKAAALNGIAKRWQFQKGKGTVLLSEPQKEKLLAHFSPTASPELCTASLKVLEISGLPKGKLVDEKIAQAKAALKTPSSLALQGSKADAFLAQAVAFLSMLNSDEMKPIFQQALNQKEPEAVQLAALRALGKTADVQTCRFLLNEMKDFSPALKKEAVSVFLSKPERINILLKAIETKEVEKSVVSWPQMVRLMNYYDVDIRAYARKVLSVNEDRKAVLQKYMAALDLKGSQPKGRAVFENNCATCHQIEGVKGVNFGPDLSTLRSRNAQSVLTEIINPNNSIADMYDFWTLELKNGSALAGIIAQENTNNVSIREMGGTLSVIQKKDIAKIQKAEQSIMPNGLEHAISLQEMADLIAFIKKQ, from the coding sequence ATGCGTTATGTTGCGCTTGTCTGTTTGCTGACGATTTTTTCGTTTCAGCCGACCACTCCTCCAAAACTTTCGCCCGAGCACCAAAAAGCGCTCGAATCGCTGCGCGTGATGGAGGGTTTTACCGTAGAAATGGTTGCGGCCGAGCCACTCATTGCCGACCCGGTGGCGATGGAAGTGGACGAAAACGGGGATATGTACGTGGTGGAAATGCACGGCTATCCGCTAGATGTGAGCGGCTCAGGAAAGGTGAAACTCCTGAAAGATACTGACAACGACGGCTACCCCGACAAAAGCATCATTTTTGCCGATAAGTTGACCCTGCCGACGGGCATCATGCGTTGGAAAAATGGGTTCATCGTCACGGATGCGCCCGATGTGCTTTATTTGGAAGACACCAACAACGACGGCAAAGCCGATATTCGCCAAAAAATGCTTACGGGATTTGCGCTGTCCAATCCCCAACATAATCTCAATACGCCGCGTTTTGAGCTGGACAACTGGATCTACCTCGGCCACGAAGGCGCGGTGACGCCCTTTGTTTTTAAGAAAGAATTCGGTGACAAAGGTACCGACATTATCTTTCCCGATAAACTGTCAGCCGCACGTTTAGCGCCCAATGCCAACGGGAAGGCGGTGCGCTTCAAACCCGACAGCTACGAACTCGAAGAACTCTCAGGCCGCACCCAATACGGGCACAGCATGGACGCGTGGGGGCATCATTTTTACACAAGCAATGCTAACCACATTTACCATGAAGTGTTGGCAAATACCTACCTGAGAAACAATTCCGCGTTGCTAGTGCCCAACGCCACACAAAACATTTCCGACCACGGCGAGGCGGCCGAAATTTATCCCATTACCGAAACCCCCAATCACCAACTGCTGACCGACGTCGGCGTCATTACGTCTTCCTGTGGCATTACGTGGTACGGAGGTGGGGCGTTTGGGGAGAAATTCAATAACGTGACGTTCATTGCCGAACCGGTACATAACCTTGTCCATGCCGATGTTTTGCGTGACGCAGGTGCTAGTTTTACAGCGAGTCGTTTGAATGAAAAATCGGAGTTTTTGGCGTCAAAAGATGCTTGGTTTCGGCCCGTTAATTTTTACGTCGGGCCCGATGGCGCGCTGTATGTCATTGATTATTACCGCCAAATTGTAGAACACCCCGAATGGATGTCGGACGAAATTACGCAATCGGGCGCGTTGTACAACGGCACCGACAAAGGGCGTATTTACCGCATCGTCCCCAACAAAGGGCTACCGATGAATTGGTTGGGGAAATTGAATCTCTCCAAAAGATCATCCCCCGAACTGGTCGCCTTGCTCGACCATGAAAACAGTTGGTATCGTCGCACAGCACAACGGTTGCTGCTGCATCGCCAGGCGAAAGAGGCAGTTCCAGCATTGCACGCATTACTGAAAAAAAGTAAGCTCCCCGAAGCAAAGGCTCATGCTCTCTGGCTGCTGGATGGCGTACAGGCCATTGAAAAAGAAGACATTGTGCAGGCCCTTAAAAACGAAACGGCGGGTGTACGCGAAAACGGCATTCGGGTAGCGGAACGGTATCTGAATGCAGCTTTTGGGAAAGAACTAATCAACGAATTGCTCGCCCTGCAAAATGACGAAAATGCTAAAGTACGGTTTCAGTTACTCAATACGCTGGGCTTGGTCAAAACAGCCGAGTCAGAAAAAGCCCGTTTGGCTATTTTGCAACGGGACATGCACGACCGTTGGGCGGGACTTGCCGGCATTGCTTCCTTTGCGGGAAAAGAAAATCAAATTTTTGACTTGTCCATTGCCGAATTTACCAACAAACCAACTCCCGAAACGAGCGAGTTCATTGCCAATGTAGCCGCAACCATTGCTGGCGGAGAAAACAAAGCGGTATTTTCGGAAATGATGCAAAAAATCATGTCCGAAACTCCCAACCCGGAAACGTGGAAGGCCGCCGCGCTCAACGGCATCGCCAAACGTTGGCAATTTCAAAAAGGGAAGGGAACGGTTTTGTTATCCGAACCCCAAAAAGAGAAACTCTTGGCTCACTTTTCCCCAACGGCCTCTCCCGAACTTTGCACGGCATCATTGAAGGTACTTGAAATCAGCGGTTTACCCAAAGGCAAATTAGTGGACGAGAAAATTGCACAAGCCAAGGCTGCACTCAAAACCCCTTCCTCACTTGCGTTGCAGGGGAGTAAAGCCGATGCCTTCCTTGCCCAAGCCGTTGCGTTTCTGTCAATGCTGAATTCAGATGAAATGAAACCTATTTTCCAACAGGCGTTAAACCAAAAAGAGCCTGAAGCGGTTCAGTTGGCGGCGTTGAGAGCTTTGGGGAAAACCGCTGATGTGCAAACCTGTCGGTTTTTGCTGAACGAAATGAAGGACTTTTCTCCTGCATTGAAAAAAGAAGCGGTGAGTGTATTTTTGTCAAAACCGGAAAGGATAAACATATTACTGAAAGCGATCGAAACCAAGGAAGTCGAAAAGTCGGTGGTGAGTTGGCCGCAAATGGTTCGGTTGATGAATTACTACGATGTCGATATTCGGGCATACGCACGGAAGGTACTGTCGGTCAACGAAGACCGAAAAGCGGTTTTGCAGAAATATATGGCCGCGCTGGATCTAAAGGGCAGTCAGCCAAAAGGTCGGGCAGTATTTGAAAACAACTGCGCAACCTGCCATCAAATTGAAGGTGTAAAAGGCGTAAATTTTGGCCCAGACCTGTCTACTTTACGCAGCCGAAATGCCCAATCGGTATTGACCGAAATCATCAATCCCAACAATTCGATTGCCGATATGTACGATTTCTGGACGCTTGAACTCAAAAACGGCAGCGCCCTGGCGGGCATTATCGCTCAGGAAAACACCAACAACGTATCCATCCGCGAAATGGGCGGCACCCTCAGCGTGATTCAGAAAAAAGACATTGCCAAGATACAGAAAGCGGAGCAATCCATCATGCCCAACGGCCTCGAACACGCCATTAGCCTTCAGGAAATGGCCGATTTGATCGCATTCATTAAGAAGCAGTGA
- the cysM gene encoding cysteine synthase CysM produces the protein MPTLLDFVGNTPLVELTRMNPNPKVKIYGKLEGHNPGGSVKDRAAYSMIKGAVERGEIQPGMKLIEATSGNTGIALAMIARLYGIEIELSMPKNSTRERVLTMEAFAATVTLTETIESARDYADEKVAEGGYLMLNQFANPDNYMAHYRTTGPEIWRDTEGQITHFVSSMGTTGTIMGTSMYLKEQNPHIQIVGCQPTDGSSIPGIRKWPIEYLPKIFDPSRVDRVMEVSQAEATQRARELARTEGIFSGMSSGGAAHSAIQLAQELEEGVIVFIVCDRGDRYLSSELFG, from the coding sequence ATGCCAACTCTCTTAGATTTTGTCGGAAATACGCCTCTGGTGGAACTGACACGCATGAATCCCAATCCAAAAGTAAAAATATACGGTAAACTGGAAGGGCATAACCCCGGTGGCAGCGTGAAGGACCGGGCCGCGTACAGCATGATCAAAGGGGCAGTAGAGCGCGGTGAAATACAGCCCGGTATGAAGTTGATCGAGGCCACGAGCGGTAATACCGGTATTGCGTTGGCGATGATTGCACGCCTGTACGGCATTGAAATTGAATTGTCTATGCCAAAGAACTCCACGCGTGAGCGTGTGTTGACAATGGAAGCGTTTGCAGCTACGGTGACATTGACTGAAACCATCGAATCAGCCCGCGATTATGCCGACGAGAAGGTGGCCGAAGGTGGATACCTGATGCTTAATCAGTTTGCCAATCCTGACAATTATATGGCGCATTACCGCACCACCGGTCCGGAGATTTGGCGGGATACCGAGGGGCAAATCACGCATTTTGTGTCATCAATGGGAACTACTGGGACCATCATGGGAACGTCCATGTATTTGAAAGAGCAAAATCCCCATATCCAAATTGTGGGTTGCCAACCTACTGATGGCTCCAGTATTCCGGGCATTCGGAAGTGGCCGATCGAGTATTTGCCCAAGATTTTTGACCCTTCGCGCGTGGACCGGGTGATGGAAGTGTCGCAGGCCGAAGCCACGCAACGGGCGCGTGAGTTGGCCCGTACCGAAGGTATTTTTTCGGGAATGAGCAGTGGCGGGGCGGCTCATTCGGCCATTCAGCTGGCTCAGGAATTGGAAGAAGGCGTTATTGTCTTCATCGTCTGTGACCGTGGTGACCGGTATCTGTCGAGTGAATTGTTTGGATAA
- a CDS encoding oligosaccharide flippase family protein, translating to MSVLKKLASETALYGVSSILGRVIYWFLVPLHTYVFLRPGELSSNTELYSWVALFNVVYTFGMETAFFRFANRSPQHRQDYFNQALTAIALVSIVFSGALIVLAPQISEALDYPGESSNIIYLALIVAIDAIVAIPFARLRLEKKAKQFVKIKIINIIINVLLNVFFLLICRDIALGKYLPSLQWLGAFLYRPAIGPGYIFIANLIANACFLFLLRDTFKGFKITWKGPLFNEMWVYAYPILILGLAGTVNQMADRWFLRHLLPAGFYPNLTSEDALGIYGSCYKLSVFMSLAVQSFKYAADPFFFSQAEDKNAPNLLASVMKWFVIVCVVLWVGVSLNVDIIGHYMLSKAYRVGLSVVPILLLANLFLGIYYNLAFWFKLTDKTQFGTLITTVGAILTVVLNILLIPTMGYMGCAWAFLASSVVMCGMCYWLGEKYYPVPYQLGSALGYIGSAAVLVYLSSWITISNVWVSFAYHLALCLVYFLGILVVERDSIPLKIRRKIKILG from the coding sequence ATGAGTGTTCTTAAAAAATTAGCCAGCGAAACGGCACTTTATGGGGTAAGCAGCATACTGGGCAGGGTTATCTATTGGTTTTTGGTGCCGCTTCATACCTACGTTTTTCTACGTCCGGGAGAGCTGTCGTCCAATACCGAATTGTACAGTTGGGTAGCGTTGTTCAATGTGGTGTATACTTTCGGTATGGAAACGGCCTTTTTTCGTTTTGCCAACCGCTCTCCTCAGCACCGTCAGGATTATTTTAACCAAGCCCTTACCGCCATTGCGTTGGTAAGCATCGTTTTTTCGGGGGCTTTGATTGTTTTGGCACCGCAAATAAGTGAGGCGCTCGACTATCCAGGTGAGTCAAGCAACATTATTTATTTAGCGCTCATCGTGGCCATCGACGCCATTGTTGCCATTCCATTTGCGCGGTTGCGATTGGAGAAAAAGGCCAAACAATTCGTTAAAATCAAGATTATAAACATCATCATCAATGTCTTGCTCAACGTCTTTTTTCTACTGATTTGTCGGGACATTGCGCTGGGAAAATACCTACCATCATTGCAGTGGTTGGGTGCATTTTTATACCGCCCAGCAATCGGGCCGGGGTATATTTTCATCGCCAATTTGATTGCCAACGCTTGTTTTCTGTTTTTACTTCGCGATACATTTAAAGGTTTTAAAATCACTTGGAAAGGCCCGCTTTTCAACGAGATGTGGGTCTATGCATATCCTATCCTGATTTTGGGCTTGGCGGGCACCGTCAATCAAATGGCCGACCGTTGGTTTTTGCGTCATTTGCTTCCTGCGGGTTTTTATCCAAATCTAACGTCAGAAGATGCCCTCGGTATTTATGGCAGTTGTTACAAACTCTCGGTGTTTATGTCGTTGGCTGTGCAATCTTTCAAATACGCCGCCGATCCGTTCTTTTTCTCGCAGGCCGAGGACAAAAACGCCCCTAATCTTTTAGCTTCTGTCATGAAATGGTTTGTCATCGTGTGCGTAGTATTGTGGGTGGGCGTTAGCTTAAACGTGGATATTATCGGGCATTATATGTTGTCCAAAGCCTACCGCGTGGGACTTTCTGTTGTTCCGATTTTGTTGTTAGCCAACCTGTTTTTGGGCATTTATTACAATTTGGCCTTTTGGTTCAAGCTCACCGATAAGACTCAATTCGGTACACTCATCACTACCGTAGGCGCGATTTTGACCGTAGTGCTCAATATTCTACTGATTCCAACCATGGGTTACATGGGTTGTGCGTGGGCATTTTTGGCGTCGAGCGTGGTTATGTGTGGAATGTGTTATTGGCTGGGTGAAAAATATTACCCTGTGCCTTACCAACTCGGGTCGGCGTTGGGTTACATCGGCAGCGCGGCGGTATTAGTCTATCTTTCTTCGTGGATAACAATCTCCAATGTGTGGGTATCATTTGCCTACCATCTGGCGTTATGCTTAGTATACTTTTTGGGAATTTTGGTCGTAGAGCGCGATTCCATACCTTTGAAGATTCGCCGAAAAATTAAGATTTTAGGATAA
- a CDS encoding gliding motility lipoprotein GldH, whose translation MDLFRRLAAKTSAYFLFLSLLVMAGSCDSNSVYKDHEDIEDGQWYVKNEPAFTFEITDTTQTYNVYYLVRNSIAYPYYNLYVKRFLLNDKNKIINEALNELILMDEKSGKPLGDGLGDLFDHKVLALKSYRFPRKGKYTFKIRQYMRQDPLPEILSMGVSVEKEVINPK comes from the coding sequence ATGGATTTGTTTCGCCGCCTTGCCGCAAAAACGTCTGCTTATTTCTTGTTTTTATCACTGCTTGTTATGGCAGGGAGCTGTGATTCCAATTCGGTCTATAAAGACCACGAAGATATTGAAGATGGGCAGTGGTACGTCAAAAACGAGCCTGCGTTTACGTTTGAAATCACCGACACGACCCAAACCTATAACGTATATTATCTGGTGCGCAACAGCATTGCGTACCCATACTATAACCTATATGTAAAGCGTTTTTTACTTAACGACAAAAACAAAATCATTAACGAAGCGTTGAATGAATTAATTTTGATGGACGAAAAAAGCGGAAAACCTTTGGGCGATGGATTGGGAGACTTATTTGACCATAAAGTACTGGCCCTCAAAAGCTACCGTTTTCCGCGCAAAGGAAAATATACGTTCAAAATCCGCCAATACATGCGTCAGGATCCGCTACCCGAAATTCTGAGCATGGGCGTCAGCGTTGAAAAAGAAGTTATTAATCCGAAGTAA
- a CDS encoding LON peptidase substrate-binding domain-containing protein, whose protein sequence is MESFLPFFPLNLVAYPTENLNLHIFEPRYQQLINECIDERKTFGIPAFINNKLPGYDTEMKIVNVSKRYDDGRMDIKTRGIRAFRVLTFQNPVPDKLYSGGKVTFVEESESPEGVISELLLQLDRLYTILQTQVDFDSAVFPFSYQIAHKVGLSQEEEYQVLTIDSETERQRFLLRHLNKVIPVMAEMEKTKERIKLNGHFKNLDPLNF, encoded by the coding sequence ATGGAAAGTTTTCTCCCTTTTTTTCCTTTAAATCTGGTAGCATATCCTACCGAAAACCTCAATTTGCACATTTTCGAACCCCGGTATCAGCAATTGATTAATGAGTGCATCGACGAACGAAAAACGTTTGGGATTCCCGCCTTTATCAACAATAAGCTGCCTGGCTACGATACCGAAATGAAGATTGTGAACGTGTCTAAACGCTACGACGACGGGCGAATGGACATCAAAACCAGAGGAATACGGGCATTTCGCGTGTTGACGTTCCAAAATCCTGTTCCTGATAAACTTTATTCGGGCGGTAAAGTTACGTTTGTGGAAGAGAGCGAATCGCCCGAAGGAGTGATTTCCGAACTTTTATTGCAACTCGACCGATTGTATACGATTCTTCAAACGCAAGTTGATTTTGACAGCGCAGTATTTCCTTTTTCGTATCAGATAGCGCACAAAGTGGGGCTTTCGCAGGAGGAAGAATATCAGGTGCTAACGATTGATTCCGAAACCGAGCGCCAACGTTTTTTGCTGCGTCACCTCAATAAGGTCATCCCCGTCATGGCTGAAATGGAAAAAACCAAAGAGCGCATCAAGCTCAACGGTCACTTCAAAAATCTCGACCCGCTTAATTTTTAG
- a CDS encoding nucleoside deaminase, whose protein sequence is MNEHHEWMRRAIEVARAGMESGKGGPFGAVIVRNGELVAEGCNQVTSTNDPTAHAEVTAIRVACQKVRDFKLDDCIIYTSCEPCPMCLGAIYWAGIKKIYYACTKEDAADAHFNDAFIYRELDTPKSERQLPLECCLREEALKVFEAWQRKQDKIAY, encoded by the coding sequence ATGAACGAACATCATGAATGGATGCGTCGGGCCATTGAAGTGGCGCGCGCGGGAATGGAAAGCGGTAAGGGTGGGCCTTTCGGTGCGGTGATTGTCCGCAATGGAGAATTGGTCGCAGAAGGCTGTAATCAGGTCACGTCTACCAACGACCCGACCGCTCACGCTGAAGTCACGGCGATTCGGGTGGCGTGTCAAAAAGTAAGGGACTTTAAGTTGGATGATTGCATTATTTATACCTCTTGTGAGCCGTGTCCCATGTGTTTGGGGGCGATTTATTGGGCGGGTATCAAGAAGATTTACTACGCTTGCACCAAAGAAGATGCAGCCGACGCTCATTTCAACGATGCGTTTATTTATCGGGAATTGGATACGCCCAAATCAGAACGGCAGCTTCCACTAGAATGCTGCCTGCGCGAAGAAGCCCTGAAAGTGTTTGAGGCTTGGCAGCGGAAACAGGATAAAATTGCGTACTGA
- a CDS encoding NAD(P)/FAD-dependent oxidoreductase, with translation MSTQPTFAPKTVQEIKPARRGPLLDTGSHIAVVGAGAFGGWTALWLLWSGFRVTLIDAWGPGNSRASSGDETRVIRSTYGANETYFNLNVRAISLWREQQQRWNKSLFFNSGVLWFCYEDAPEMIEATQPFMKKHGMDYTYFTPKEAAKRYPHINTNDLNHLVLDPYGGYLKARESCQAVNEVFVRGGGTYLNKLAKPNPLVNGRLESLTLSDGTHLKADAYLFACGPWLGKLFPEILGEIITCTKQEAYYLGVPAGYTHLFDSMPAWIDLDGEDFYYGIPGNAYRGFKIGVDKRGESFDPTSGERIFNENVLAKARAFMAHRFPALQNAPLVESRVCPYENSPDGNFILDTHPEADNCWFLGGGSGHGFKHGPALGELAAEVISGKRDLEELFRMR, from the coding sequence ATGTCGACTCAACCGACTTTTGCACCTAAAACTGTACAGGAAATCAAGCCCGCTCGTCGAGGGCCTTTGTTGGATACTGGCTCGCATATTGCGGTGGTGGGAGCGGGCGCTTTCGGTGGCTGGACGGCCCTTTGGCTGCTTTGGTCGGGTTTTCGTGTTACGTTGATTGATGCTTGGGGCCCAGGAAATTCGCGGGCCAGTTCGGGCGATGAAACACGCGTTATCCGCTCTACTTACGGAGCCAACGAAACCTATTTTAACCTTAACGTGCGGGCGATTTCGCTTTGGCGTGAACAGCAGCAACGCTGGAATAAGTCGTTGTTTTTTAATTCAGGGGTACTGTGGTTTTGTTATGAAGATGCGCCCGAAATGATTGAGGCAACGCAGCCTTTTATGAAAAAACACGGGATGGATTATACATATTTTACGCCCAAAGAAGCAGCAAAACGCTATCCTCACATCAACACAAACGATCTGAATCACTTGGTTTTAGACCCGTATGGCGGGTATCTCAAAGCACGCGAAAGTTGTCAGGCGGTCAATGAAGTATTTGTACGGGGCGGAGGAACGTACCTCAATAAATTGGCAAAACCCAATCCGTTGGTCAACGGACGGCTGGAATCATTAACCCTTTCTGACGGAACGCATTTGAAAGCTGATGCCTACCTTTTTGCGTGTGGGCCGTGGTTAGGGAAATTATTTCCTGAAATTTTAGGCGAAATCATTACTTGTACCAAGCAAGAAGCCTATTACTTAGGTGTTCCAGCGGGCTATACCCATCTGTTTGATTCTATGCCCGCGTGGATTGATTTGGACGGAGAAGATTTTTATTATGGCATTCCGGGCAATGCGTACCGTGGGTTCAAGATAGGGGTGGATAAACGAGGTGAATCTTTTGACCCAACCTCTGGAGAACGTATTTTTAATGAAAACGTATTGGCAAAGGCGCGGGCTTTCATGGCTCATCGCTTTCCAGCTTTGCAAAACGCACCGTTGGTCGAGAGCCGGGTTTGTCCGTACGAAAACTCACCTGATGGCAATTTTATCTTGGATACGCACCCTGAAGCCGACAATTGCTGGTTTTTGGGCGGCGGTTCGGGGCACGGGTTCAAACATGGGCCCGCATTGGGTGAATTGGCCGCGGAAGTCATCAGTGGCAAACGCGATTTGGAAGAATTATTCAGAATGAGGTAG
- a CDS encoding glycosyltransferase family 4 protein, with protein sequence MRILLIHQYFLEDNDGGGSRWNEMSRFWQSAGHQVTVLAGMVHYMGHRPAKYRGKYFLYETNQDGVQVIRCHVSESYNKSFFGRLWAYFSFTFSSIWGGIWYAKGNYDVIVVTSPPLFVGITAYVLSVLKRTPFVFEIRDLWPESAIDTGVLTSGILIKFAYWFEKFIYRKAELINVLTPAFREKLLTKKGVPSSKIIFIPNAADFSLSDELLTSFDVTKFRKEHGLTGKFVVTYVGAHGVANHLVQVLDTAELLKDTNVLFLLIGDGMMKKDLMAEAQKRQLSNVRFINSVPKKEVFNYILASDAGASVLKKVDTFKTVYSNKTFDYMACKKPILMAIDGVSRQLVEEAQAGVYVEPENPADFAQKILMYLENPDLVNQHGLNGYRYAKENFDREVLAGKYVGYLSQV encoded by the coding sequence ATGAGAATTTTACTGATACATCAATATTTTCTGGAAGACAACGACGGCGGCGGGTCGCGCTGGAACGAAATGAGCCGCTTTTGGCAGTCGGCGGGGCATCAAGTAACCGTGCTGGCAGGCATGGTGCATTACATGGGACATCGTCCGGCCAAATACAGGGGGAAGTATTTTTTATACGAAACCAATCAGGATGGCGTGCAGGTTATTCGTTGCCACGTATCCGAGTCCTACAACAAGAGCTTCTTTGGTCGTCTTTGGGCGTATTTTTCCTTTACTTTTTCGAGCATTTGGGGCGGTATCTGGTACGCCAAAGGCAACTATGATGTCATTGTCGTTACTTCTCCTCCCCTCTTTGTGGGTATTACGGCCTACGTGCTTTCAGTATTGAAACGCACCCCCTTTGTGTTTGAAATCCGTGACCTTTGGCCCGAATCGGCCATTGACACGGGAGTGCTCACGAGCGGCATTTTGATTAAATTCGCCTATTGGTTTGAAAAATTTATTTATCGTAAAGCCGAGTTAATCAACGTATTGACACCTGCTTTTCGGGAAAAATTACTAACAAAAAAAGGGGTTCCTTCCTCTAAAATCATCTTCATTCCAAACGCCGCCGACTTTTCTCTTTCGGACGAATTATTGACTTCATTCGACGTTACCAAATTTAGAAAAGAACACGGCTTGACGGGAAAATTTGTCGTAACCTACGTAGGGGCACACGGTGTAGCCAATCATTTGGTACAGGTATTGGATACGGCCGAATTGCTCAAAGACACCAACGTTTTGTTCTTGCTCATCGGCGACGGCATGATGAAAAAAGACCTGATGGCCGAAGCCCAGAAACGACAACTTTCTAATGTCCGTTTTATCAATTCTGTACCCAAAAAGGAAGTATTTAACTACATTTTGGCCTCCGATGCTGGGGCTTCAGTGCTCAAAAAAGTGGATACCTTCAAAACCGTTTATTCCAACAAGACGTTTGATTATATGGCCTGCAAAAAGCCCATTTTGATGGCCATCGACGGGGTCTCGCGCCAATTGGTGGAAGAAGCACAGGCAGGAGTGTACGTAGAGCCCGAAAATCCAGCTGATTTTGCCCAGAAAATCCTTATGTATCTGGAAAATCCAGATTTGGTCAATCAACACGGCCTAAACGGCTATCGCTACGCAAAAGAAAATTTTGACCGCGAAGTTTTGGCGGGCAAGTATGTTGGGTATTTATCTCAGGTCTAA